One stretch of Gavia stellata isolate bGavSte3 chromosome 25, bGavSte3.hap2, whole genome shotgun sequence DNA includes these proteins:
- the ABHD15 gene encoding protein ABHD15, with translation MVSPEGLVAAAMVLTGLGLLAWCLWAGRLKVPGDWGEEEEEEEGIPFIAEDGSGRSRLLCKPSALAQHLVRSLGRAAALRGGRWLWPRWPRLQMLRQLLQPPALQPAVARELLQLPDTGLVALDWLVGPRGARSGSSGGGPSSVLLLIPNAAGKVTGGLLQLGLRALERGFIPVIFNRRGHNGCPLTTPRLQPFGDPGDLREAVTYLRCRHPTASLLAVSEGSGSGLLLAYLGESGSSSRLAAAACISPVFRGRDWFEAGMPWLYEWPLLLHLKRGLSRYAGSLAEAVDVDRLLGSRSLRELEEALFCRTKSRPTSWEAYWERNEPLRDADEAAVPVLCLCSADDPVRGPPARSLPLELFRSSPYFFLLLTPRGGHCGFPRRGPGRCWGHETVLEYFRAMAEFLRAEERRKGLPRPCRWGGPAVEPPVFTWHRSYTR, from the exons ATGGTGTCCCCCGAGGGTTTGGTGGCCGCAGCCATGGTGCTCACCGGCCTGGGCCTCCTGGCCTGGTGCCTTTGGGCAGGGAGGCTGAAGGTGCCTGGAgactggggagaggaggaggaggaagaggaggggatcCCCTTCATCGCCGAGGACGGCTCAGGGCGCTCCCGGCTGCTGTGCAAGCCCTCGGCACTGGCCCAGCACCTGGTGCGGAGCTTGGGGCGGGCGGCAGCTCTGCGGGGGGGCCGCTGGCTGTGGCCACGCTGGCCCCGGCTCCAGATGCTgcggcagctcctgcagccacCCGCGCTGCAGCCGGCGGTGGCCCgggagctcctgcagctgcccGACACAGGGCTGGTGGCCCTGGACTGGCTGGTGGGGCCACGGGGGGCCAGAAGCGGCAGCAGCGGAGGGGGGCCCAGCTCGGTGCTGCTGCTCATCCCCAACGCTGCCGGGAAGGTGAcgggggggctgctgcagctggggctgcgggCGCTGGAGAGGGGCTTCATCCCCGTCATCTTCAACCGCCGGGGTCACAACGGCTGCCCCCTCACCACGCCCCGGCTCCAGCCCTTCGGGGACCCCGGGGACCTGCGGGAAGCGGTGACCTACCTACGCTGCCGGCACCCCACCGCCTCGCTGCTGGCCGTCAGCGAGGGCTCGGGCTCGGGGCTGCTGCTCGCCTACCTGGGGGAGAGCGGCTCCTCCAGCCGCctggccgccgccgcctgcaTCTCCCCTGTCTTCCGTGGCCGGGACTGGTTTGAGGCCGGGATGCCCTGGCTCTACGAGTGGCCGCTGCTCCTGCACCTCAAGAGGGGACTCAGCAG GTACGCGGGGTCCCTGGCCGAGGCGGTGGACGTGGACAGGCTGCTGGGCAGCCGCTCGCTGCgggagctggaggaagcccTCTTCTGCCGGACCAAGAGCCGCCCCACCAGCTGGGAGGCCTACTGGGAGCGCAACGAGCCCCTGCGCGACGCCGACGAGGCGGCCGTGCCCGTGCTGTGCCTCTGCAGCGCCGACGACCCCGTCCGCGGCCCCCCAGCCCGCAGCCTGCCCCTGGAGCTGTTCCGCAGCAGCCCCTacttcttcctgctgctgaCCCCACGCGGGGGACACTGTGGGTTCCCCCGGCGGGGACCGGGCCGCTGCTGGGGCCATGAGACAGTGTTGGAATACTTCAGGGCGATGGCCGAGTTCCTGCGGGCGGAGGAGCGGAGGAAGGGGCTGCCACGGCCCTGCAGGTGGGGGGGTCCCGCTGTCGAACCCCCCGTCTTCACCTGGCACAGGTCCTACACCCGGTAG
- the GIT1 gene encoding ARF GTPase-activating protein GIT1 isoform X1, protein MSRKAPRAEVCADCSAPDPGWASINRGVLICDECCSVHRSLGRHISIVKHLRHSPWPATLLQMVHTLASNGANSIWEHSLLDPAQVQSGRRKANPQDKVHPTKSEFIRAKYQMLAFVHKLPCRDDDGVTAKDLSKQLHSSVRTGNLETCLRLLSLGAQANFFHPEKGTTPLHVAAKAGQILQAELLVVYGADPGAPDVNGRTPIDYARQAAQHELAERLVECQYELTDRLAFYLCGRKPDHKNGHYIIPQMADSLDLSELAKAAKKKLQALSNRLFEELAMDVYDEVDRRENDAVWLTTQNHSTLVTERSAVPFLPVNPEYSATRNQGRQKLARFNAREFATLLIDILGEAKRRQQGKSLLSPTDALDYSLRSQSDLDDQHDYDSVASDEDTDQELLRNASRNNRARSMDSSDLSDGPITLQEYLEVKKALAASEAKVQQLMKVNNSLSDELRRLQREIHKLQAENTQIRQQTGPAHPTPAPSERPEHGHPPSTAPQHRRDRQAFSMYEPGSALKPFGQPVEELVTRLQPFGAGEVEDEALYSMHIPASVYRIRKGPSASSVPFPPSSPLLSCPPDGARHMSKLDRHGSGTDSDYDNTQAGEVLISMEGKRFVELSKDEDFPHELDPLDGELDPGLPSTEDVILKTEQVTKNIQELLRAAQESKHDSFVPCSEKIHAAVTEMASLFPKKPALETVRSSLRLLNASAYRLQSECRKTVPPEPGAAVDYQLLTQQVIQCAYDIAKAAKQLVTITTREKKQ, encoded by the exons ATGTCCCGGAAGGCGCCGCGGGCGGAGGTGTGCGCCGACTGCAGCGCCCCAG ACCCTGGCTGGGCCTCCATCAACCGCGGGGTGCTCATCTGCGACGAGTGCTGCAGCGTGCACCGCAGCCTGGGTCGCCACATCTCCATCGTCAAGCACCTGCGCCACAGCCCCTGGCCTGCCACCCTGCTCCAG ATGGTGCACACCTTGGCCAGCAACGGGGCCAACTCCATCTGGGAGCACTCGCTGCTGGATCCGGCCCAGGTGCAGAGCGGGCGCCGGAAGGCAAACCCCCAGGACAAAGTGCA ccccaccaagTCAGAGTTCATCCGCGCCAAGTACCAGATGCTGGCCTTCGTCCACAAGCTGCCCTGCCGGGATGACGATGGTGTCACTGCCAAGGACCTCAGCAAG CAATTGCACTCGAGCGTGCGGACGGGCAACCTGGAGACCTGCCTGCGCCTGCTCTCGCTGGGCGCCCAGGCCAACTTCTTCCACCCG GAGAAGGGCACCACGCCACTGCACGTGGCCGCCAAGGCCGGGCAGATcttgcaggcagagctgctggtggtCTACGGTGCCGACCCCGGGGCACCCGACGTGAACGGCCGGACCCCCATCGACTACGCCAg GCAGGCAGCCCAGCATGAGCTGGCGGAGCGGCTGGTGGAGTGCCAGTACGAGCTGACCGACCGGCTGGCCTTTTACCTCTGCGGCAGGAAGCCGG ACCACAAGAACGGGCACTACATCATCCCGCAGATGGCCGACAG CCTGGACCTCTCCGAGCTGGCCAAGGCAGCCAAGAAGAAGCTGCAGGCG CTCAGCAACCGCCTCTTCGAGGAGTTGGCCATGGACGTCTACGACGAGGTGGACCGCCGGGAGAACGACGCGG TCTGGCTGACGACGCAGAACCACAGCACGCTGGTGACGGAGCGCAGCGCCgttcccttcctccctgtcAACCCCGAGTACTCGGCCACGCGCAACCAG GGCCGGCAGAAGCTGGCCAGGTTCAATGCCAGGGAGTTTGCCACCTTGCTCATCGACATCCTTGGGGAAGCCAAGCGCCGTCAGCAAGGGAAGAGTCTGCTGAGCCCCACAG ACGCCCTTGACTACTCGCTGCGGAGCCAGAGCGACCTGGACGACCAGCACGACTACGACAGCGTCGCCTCCGACGAGGATACGGACCAGGAGCTGCTGCGCAACGCCTCCCGCAACAACCGTGCCAGG agcaTGGACTCCTCCGACCTCTCCGACGGCCCCATCACGCTGCAGGAGTACCTGGAGGTGAAGAAGGCTCTGGCCGCCTCCGAGGCCAAGGTGCAGCAGCTGATGAAGGTGAACAACAGCCTGAGCGACGAGCTGCGCCGGCTGCAGCGCGAG ATCCAcaagctgcaggcagagaacaCGCAGATCCGGCAGCAGACGGGCCCTGCGCACCCAACCCCGGCCCCCAGCGAGCGGCCGGAGCATGGGCACccccccagcacggccccccAGCACCGCCGGGACCGCCAGGCCTTCTCCATGTACGAGCCGGGCTCGGCGCTGAAACCCTTCGGGCAGCCGGTGGAAGAGCTGGTGACGCGGCTGCAGCCCTTCGGTGCCGGT GAGGTGGAGGACGAGGCTCTGTACTCCATGCACATCCCGGCCAGCGTGTACCGG aTCCGGAAAGGTCCGTCTGCTTCCTCGGTGCCCTTTCCCCCGTCCTCCCCGCTGCTCTCCTGCCCGCCCGATGGTGCCCGGCACATG AGCAAGCTGGACCGGCACGGCAGCGGCACCGACAGCGACTATGACAACACGCAGGCGGGTGAGGTCCTGATCAG CATGGAGGGGAAGCGGTTCGTGGAGCTGAGCAAGGATGAGGACTTCCCCCATGAGCTGGACCCGCTGGACGGGGAGCTGGACCCCGGGCTGCCCAGCACGGAGGACGTCATCCTCAAAACTGAGCAGGTCACCAAGAACATCCAGGAGCTGTTGCGGGCGGCGCAGGAGTCCAAGCACGACAG CTTCGTGCCCTGCTCGGAGAAGATCCATGCGGCTGTGACGGAGATGGCATCGCTCTTCCCCAAG AAGCCGGCGCTGGAGACGGTGCGGAGCTCCCTGCGGCTACTCAATGCCAGTGCCTACCGGCTGCAGAGCGAGTGCCGCAAGACCGTGCCGCCCGAGCCGGGCGCTGCCGTGGACTACCAGCTCCTGACCCAGCAGGTCATCCAGTGTGCCTACGACATCGCCAAGGCCGCCAAGCAGCTGGTCACCATCACCACCCGCGAGAAGAAGCAGTGA
- the GIT1 gene encoding ARF GTPase-activating protein GIT1 isoform X3, producing the protein MSRKAPRAEVCADCSAPDPGWASINRGVLICDECCSVHRSLGRHISIVKHLRHSPWPATLLQMVHTLASNGANSIWEHSLLDPAQVQSGRRKANPQDKVHPTKSEFIRAKYQMLAFVHKLPCRDDDGVTAKDLSKQLHSSVRTGNLETCLRLLSLGAQANFFHPEKGTTPLHVAAKAGQILQAELLVVYGADPGAPDVNGRTPIDYARQAAQHELAERLVECQYELTDRLAFYLCGRKPDHKNGHYIIPQMADSLDLSELAKAAKKKLQALSNRLFEELAMDVYDEVDRRENDAVWLTTQNHSTLVTERSAVPFLPVNPEYSATRNQGRQKLARFNAREFATLLIDILGEAKRRQQGKSLLSPTDALDYSLRSQSDLDDQHDYDSVASDEDTDQELLRNASRNNRARSMDSSDLSDGPITLQEYLEVKKALAASEAKVQQLMKVNNSLSDELRRLQREIHKLQAENTQIRQQTGPAHPTPAPSERPEHGHPPSTAPQHRRDRQAFSMYEPGSALKPFGQPVEELVTRLQPFGAGIRKGPSASSVPFPPSSPLLSCPPDGARHMSKLDRHGSGTDSDYDNTQAGEVLISMEGKRFVELSKDEDFPHELDPLDGELDPGLPSTEDVILKTEQVTKNIQELLRAAQESKHDSFVPCSEKIHAAVTEMASLFPKKPALETVRSSLRLLNASAYRLQSECRKTVPPEPGAAVDYQLLTQQVIQCAYDIAKAAKQLVTITTREKKQ; encoded by the exons ATGTCCCGGAAGGCGCCGCGGGCGGAGGTGTGCGCCGACTGCAGCGCCCCAG ACCCTGGCTGGGCCTCCATCAACCGCGGGGTGCTCATCTGCGACGAGTGCTGCAGCGTGCACCGCAGCCTGGGTCGCCACATCTCCATCGTCAAGCACCTGCGCCACAGCCCCTGGCCTGCCACCCTGCTCCAG ATGGTGCACACCTTGGCCAGCAACGGGGCCAACTCCATCTGGGAGCACTCGCTGCTGGATCCGGCCCAGGTGCAGAGCGGGCGCCGGAAGGCAAACCCCCAGGACAAAGTGCA ccccaccaagTCAGAGTTCATCCGCGCCAAGTACCAGATGCTGGCCTTCGTCCACAAGCTGCCCTGCCGGGATGACGATGGTGTCACTGCCAAGGACCTCAGCAAG CAATTGCACTCGAGCGTGCGGACGGGCAACCTGGAGACCTGCCTGCGCCTGCTCTCGCTGGGCGCCCAGGCCAACTTCTTCCACCCG GAGAAGGGCACCACGCCACTGCACGTGGCCGCCAAGGCCGGGCAGATcttgcaggcagagctgctggtggtCTACGGTGCCGACCCCGGGGCACCCGACGTGAACGGCCGGACCCCCATCGACTACGCCAg GCAGGCAGCCCAGCATGAGCTGGCGGAGCGGCTGGTGGAGTGCCAGTACGAGCTGACCGACCGGCTGGCCTTTTACCTCTGCGGCAGGAAGCCGG ACCACAAGAACGGGCACTACATCATCCCGCAGATGGCCGACAG CCTGGACCTCTCCGAGCTGGCCAAGGCAGCCAAGAAGAAGCTGCAGGCG CTCAGCAACCGCCTCTTCGAGGAGTTGGCCATGGACGTCTACGACGAGGTGGACCGCCGGGAGAACGACGCGG TCTGGCTGACGACGCAGAACCACAGCACGCTGGTGACGGAGCGCAGCGCCgttcccttcctccctgtcAACCCCGAGTACTCGGCCACGCGCAACCAG GGCCGGCAGAAGCTGGCCAGGTTCAATGCCAGGGAGTTTGCCACCTTGCTCATCGACATCCTTGGGGAAGCCAAGCGCCGTCAGCAAGGGAAGAGTCTGCTGAGCCCCACAG ACGCCCTTGACTACTCGCTGCGGAGCCAGAGCGACCTGGACGACCAGCACGACTACGACAGCGTCGCCTCCGACGAGGATACGGACCAGGAGCTGCTGCGCAACGCCTCCCGCAACAACCGTGCCAGG agcaTGGACTCCTCCGACCTCTCCGACGGCCCCATCACGCTGCAGGAGTACCTGGAGGTGAAGAAGGCTCTGGCCGCCTCCGAGGCCAAGGTGCAGCAGCTGATGAAGGTGAACAACAGCCTGAGCGACGAGCTGCGCCGGCTGCAGCGCGAG ATCCAcaagctgcaggcagagaacaCGCAGATCCGGCAGCAGACGGGCCCTGCGCACCCAACCCCGGCCCCCAGCGAGCGGCCGGAGCATGGGCACccccccagcacggccccccAGCACCGCCGGGACCGCCAGGCCTTCTCCATGTACGAGCCGGGCTCGGCGCTGAAACCCTTCGGGCAGCCGGTGGAAGAGCTGGTGACGCGGCTGCAGCCCTTCGGTGCCGGT aTCCGGAAAGGTCCGTCTGCTTCCTCGGTGCCCTTTCCCCCGTCCTCCCCGCTGCTCTCCTGCCCGCCCGATGGTGCCCGGCACATG AGCAAGCTGGACCGGCACGGCAGCGGCACCGACAGCGACTATGACAACACGCAGGCGGGTGAGGTCCTGATCAG CATGGAGGGGAAGCGGTTCGTGGAGCTGAGCAAGGATGAGGACTTCCCCCATGAGCTGGACCCGCTGGACGGGGAGCTGGACCCCGGGCTGCCCAGCACGGAGGACGTCATCCTCAAAACTGAGCAGGTCACCAAGAACATCCAGGAGCTGTTGCGGGCGGCGCAGGAGTCCAAGCACGACAG CTTCGTGCCCTGCTCGGAGAAGATCCATGCGGCTGTGACGGAGATGGCATCGCTCTTCCCCAAG AAGCCGGCGCTGGAGACGGTGCGGAGCTCCCTGCGGCTACTCAATGCCAGTGCCTACCGGCTGCAGAGCGAGTGCCGCAAGACCGTGCCGCCCGAGCCGGGCGCTGCCGTGGACTACCAGCTCCTGACCCAGCAGGTCATCCAGTGTGCCTACGACATCGCCAAGGCCGCCAAGCAGCTGGTCACCATCACCACCCGCGAGAAGAAGCAGTGA
- the GIT1 gene encoding ARF GTPase-activating protein GIT1 isoform X2, with translation MSRKAPRAEVCADCSAPDPGWASINRGVLICDECCSVHRSLGRHISIVKHLRHSPWPATLLQMVHTLASNGANSIWEHSLLDPAQVQSGRRKANPQDKVHPTKSEFIRAKYQMLAFVHKLPCRDDDGVTAKDLSKQLHSSVRTGNLETCLRLLSLGAQANFFHPEKGTTPLHVAAKAGQILQAELLVVYGADPGAPDVNGRTPIDYARQAAQHELAERLVECQYELTDRLAFYLCGRKPDHKNGHYIIPQMADRVRPKCMAQSLDLSELAKAAKKKLQALSNRLFEELAMDVYDEVDRRENDAVWLTTQNHSTLVTERSAVPFLPVNPEYSATRNQGRQKLARFNAREFATLLIDILGEAKRRQQGKSLLSPTDALDYSLRSQSDLDDQHDYDSVASDEDTDQELLRNASRNNRARSMDSSDLSDGPITLQEYLEVKKALAASEAKVQQLMKVNNSLSDELRRLQREIHKLQAENTQIRQQTGPAHPTPAPSERPEHGHPPSTAPQHRRDRQAFSMYEPGSALKPFGQPVEELVTRLQPFGAGEVEDEALYSMHIPASVYRIRKGPSASSVPFPPSSPLLSCPPDGARHMSKLDRHGSGTDSDYDNTQAGEVLISMEGKRFVELSKDEDFPHELDPLDGELDPGLPSTEDVILKTEQVTKNIQELLRAAQESKHDSFVPCSEKIHAAVTEMASLFPKKPALETVRSSLRLLNASAYRLQSECRKTVPPEPGAAVDYQLLTQQVIQCAYDIAKAAKQLVTITTREKKQ, from the exons ATGTCCCGGAAGGCGCCGCGGGCGGAGGTGTGCGCCGACTGCAGCGCCCCAG ACCCTGGCTGGGCCTCCATCAACCGCGGGGTGCTCATCTGCGACGAGTGCTGCAGCGTGCACCGCAGCCTGGGTCGCCACATCTCCATCGTCAAGCACCTGCGCCACAGCCCCTGGCCTGCCACCCTGCTCCAG ATGGTGCACACCTTGGCCAGCAACGGGGCCAACTCCATCTGGGAGCACTCGCTGCTGGATCCGGCCCAGGTGCAGAGCGGGCGCCGGAAGGCAAACCCCCAGGACAAAGTGCA ccccaccaagTCAGAGTTCATCCGCGCCAAGTACCAGATGCTGGCCTTCGTCCACAAGCTGCCCTGCCGGGATGACGATGGTGTCACTGCCAAGGACCTCAGCAAG CAATTGCACTCGAGCGTGCGGACGGGCAACCTGGAGACCTGCCTGCGCCTGCTCTCGCTGGGCGCCCAGGCCAACTTCTTCCACCCG GAGAAGGGCACCACGCCACTGCACGTGGCCGCCAAGGCCGGGCAGATcttgcaggcagagctgctggtggtCTACGGTGCCGACCCCGGGGCACCCGACGTGAACGGCCGGACCCCCATCGACTACGCCAg GCAGGCAGCCCAGCATGAGCTGGCGGAGCGGCTGGTGGAGTGCCAGTACGAGCTGACCGACCGGCTGGCCTTTTACCTCTGCGGCAGGAAGCCGG ACCACAAGAACGGGCACTACATCATCCCGCAGATGGCCGACAG GGTGCGCCCAAAGTGCATGGCACAGAG CCTGGACCTCTCCGAGCTGGCCAAGGCAGCCAAGAAGAAGCTGCAGGCG CTCAGCAACCGCCTCTTCGAGGAGTTGGCCATGGACGTCTACGACGAGGTGGACCGCCGGGAGAACGACGCGG TCTGGCTGACGACGCAGAACCACAGCACGCTGGTGACGGAGCGCAGCGCCgttcccttcctccctgtcAACCCCGAGTACTCGGCCACGCGCAACCAG GGCCGGCAGAAGCTGGCCAGGTTCAATGCCAGGGAGTTTGCCACCTTGCTCATCGACATCCTTGGGGAAGCCAAGCGCCGTCAGCAAGGGAAGAGTCTGCTGAGCCCCACAG ACGCCCTTGACTACTCGCTGCGGAGCCAGAGCGACCTGGACGACCAGCACGACTACGACAGCGTCGCCTCCGACGAGGATACGGACCAGGAGCTGCTGCGCAACGCCTCCCGCAACAACCGTGCCAGG agcaTGGACTCCTCCGACCTCTCCGACGGCCCCATCACGCTGCAGGAGTACCTGGAGGTGAAGAAGGCTCTGGCCGCCTCCGAGGCCAAGGTGCAGCAGCTGATGAAGGTGAACAACAGCCTGAGCGACGAGCTGCGCCGGCTGCAGCGCGAG ATCCAcaagctgcaggcagagaacaCGCAGATCCGGCAGCAGACGGGCCCTGCGCACCCAACCCCGGCCCCCAGCGAGCGGCCGGAGCATGGGCACccccccagcacggccccccAGCACCGCCGGGACCGCCAGGCCTTCTCCATGTACGAGCCGGGCTCGGCGCTGAAACCCTTCGGGCAGCCGGTGGAAGAGCTGGTGACGCGGCTGCAGCCCTTCGGTGCCGGT GAGGTGGAGGACGAGGCTCTGTACTCCATGCACATCCCGGCCAGCGTGTACCGG aTCCGGAAAGGTCCGTCTGCTTCCTCGGTGCCCTTTCCCCCGTCCTCCCCGCTGCTCTCCTGCCCGCCCGATGGTGCCCGGCACATG AGCAAGCTGGACCGGCACGGCAGCGGCACCGACAGCGACTATGACAACACGCAGGCGGGTGAGGTCCTGATCAG CATGGAGGGGAAGCGGTTCGTGGAGCTGAGCAAGGATGAGGACTTCCCCCATGAGCTGGACCCGCTGGACGGGGAGCTGGACCCCGGGCTGCCCAGCACGGAGGACGTCATCCTCAAAACTGAGCAGGTCACCAAGAACATCCAGGAGCTGTTGCGGGCGGCGCAGGAGTCCAAGCACGACAG CTTCGTGCCCTGCTCGGAGAAGATCCATGCGGCTGTGACGGAGATGGCATCGCTCTTCCCCAAG AAGCCGGCGCTGGAGACGGTGCGGAGCTCCCTGCGGCTACTCAATGCCAGTGCCTACCGGCTGCAGAGCGAGTGCCGCAAGACCGTGCCGCCCGAGCCGGGCGCTGCCGTGGACTACCAGCTCCTGACCCAGCAGGTCATCCAGTGTGCCTACGACATCGCCAAGGCCGCCAAGCAGCTGGTCACCATCACCACCCGCGAGAAGAAGCAGTGA